One window from the genome of Gloeomargarita sp. SRBZ-1_bins_9 encodes:
- the secG gene encoding preprotein translocase subunit SecG codes for MSIVTLVEAIWLFSAVALIVLILLHSPKGEGIAAIGGQAQLFSSTRSAETTLNRVTWSLAVVFMSTTVILSAGWLPGSTLPAPKPAETSTPPQTPAVPIPPELPAGPSVPTPVTP; via the coding sequence ATGAGCATTGTGACCCTGGTGGAAGCCATTTGGCTATTCAGCGCCGTTGCCTTGATCGTGCTCATTCTCTTGCACAGTCCCAAAGGGGAAGGGATTGCCGCCATTGGGGGTCAGGCCCAGCTATTCAGCAGCACCCGCAGCGCCGAAACCACCCTCAACCGCGTCACCTGGAGTCTGGCGGTGGTGTTCATGAGTACCACTGTGATCCTTTCGGCCGGTTGGCTCCCCGGTAGCACCCTTCCCGCCCCCAAACCCGCCGAAACCTCTACGCCACCCCAGACCCCGGCGGTGCCCATTCCGCCAGAACTACCCGCTGGCCCCTCTGTGCCGACGCCTGTAACGCCGTAG
- the pyk gene encoding pyruvate kinase — MEPIRPLLHHTKIVATMGPASNSPEMIRQLLQAGMNVARLNFSHGTYEDHARCIEHLRAAAAELDLPLMLLQDLQGPKIRVGDLPSEGLPLTEGMPLTLVPVGTQDGQPQTVGIDYPHVAEEVTPGTPVLLDDGLLELRVERVEGQRVHCTVVKGGTLHRHKGVNFPTLNLRLPALTEKDKRDLEFGLAHGVDCVSLSFVRRPEDVRELRQLLQERGAHVPVLAKIEKPQAVANIEAIIAECDAVMVARGDLGVEMSPEKVPLIQKRIIHLCNQRGVPVITATQMLESMIHHPRPTRAEASDVANAILDGTDAVMLSGESAVGRYPVEAVRMLARIAMEVEPATRFANYPANQSEDVDAITEAMHAIEDTLDLRCIVVFTNSGRTARLASAERPRKPIVAYTPHKHIYNQLSLYWGVRPVLTRWFTDNVMEVLREMERDLLQRRYVIPGDKVLVMAGIPFGQAQTTNFLKIHTIQG, encoded by the coding sequence ATGGAACCCATCAGGCCTTTACTTCACCACACCAAAATCGTCGCTACGATGGGTCCGGCGAGCAATTCCCCGGAAATGATCCGTCAGTTGCTCCAGGCAGGGATGAATGTGGCCCGATTGAATTTCTCCCACGGGACCTACGAGGACCACGCCCGTTGCATCGAACATTTGCGAGCAGCGGCAGCGGAATTAGATTTGCCTTTGATGCTGCTTCAGGACCTGCAGGGGCCGAAAATTCGGGTGGGGGACCTGCCGTCGGAGGGGCTGCCGCTGACGGAGGGGATGCCGTTGACGCTGGTGCCGGTCGGGACGCAGGACGGCCAACCCCAGACGGTGGGCATTGATTATCCCCACGTGGCGGAGGAGGTGACGCCGGGAACGCCAGTGCTGCTCGATGACGGGTTGTTGGAGCTGCGGGTGGAACGGGTGGAGGGCCAGCGGGTGCACTGCACGGTCGTTAAGGGGGGGACGCTGCACCGCCACAAGGGGGTGAATTTCCCCACGCTGAACCTGCGGCTGCCGGCCCTGACGGAAAAGGACAAGCGGGATTTGGAGTTCGGCTTGGCCCACGGGGTAGATTGCGTCTCCTTGAGTTTTGTGCGGCGGCCAGAGGATGTGCGGGAGTTGCGGCAACTGCTCCAGGAGCGGGGGGCCCATGTGCCGGTGCTGGCCAAGATCGAAAAACCCCAGGCGGTGGCCAATATTGAGGCCATCATTGCCGAGTGCGACGCCGTGATGGTGGCCCGGGGGGATTTGGGGGTGGAAATGAGTCCAGAAAAGGTGCCCCTGATCCAAAAGCGCATCATTCACCTGTGCAACCAAAGGGGCGTGCCAGTGATTACAGCTACTCAAATGCTGGAGAGTATGATCCACCACCCCCGGCCCACCCGGGCGGAAGCCAGCGATGTGGCCAATGCTATCCTGGACGGGACGGATGCGGTGATGTTGTCGGGGGAATCGGCGGTGGGGCGCTATCCGGTGGAGGCGGTGCGCATGCTGGCCCGGATTGCTATGGAGGTGGAGCCGGCGACCCGCTTTGCCAACTATCCGGCCAACCAAAGTGAGGATGTGGACGCCATTACCGAAGCTATGCACGCCATCGAGGACACGTTGGATTTGCGCTGCATTGTGGTGTTTACCAACTCCGGTCGCACGGCCCGGTTGGCGTCTGCTGAACGGCCCCGCAAACCCATCGTGGCCTACACGCCCCACAAGCATATCTACAACCAACTCAGCCTGTACTGGGGGGTCCGCCCGGTGCTGACCCGCTGGTTTACGGACAACGTGATGGAGGTGCTCCGGGAGATGGAACGGGATTTGCTCCAGCGGCGGTATGTGATTCCTGGGGACAAGGTGCTGGTAATGGCGGGGATTCCCTTCGGTCAGGCCCAGACCACCAACTTTCTCAAAATCCACACCATCCAGGGCTAG